A genomic segment from bacterium encodes:
- a CDS encoding corrinoid protein — protein MAQLSGIANETIRAEIEEFLERPEEIERNIELFNRASPAMQDIAAALIEGDNETVDRLTTAALAGGVPALEIMDDGLIAGMGIVGIKFREGFVFVPEVLVSARAMKAGMAHIEPILAASGVEPIGTVIMGTVQGDLHDIGKNLCIMMLRGGGFTVIDLGVNTSPDEFLAAVKDSEARLIGMSALLTTTMPNMAKTVEAFKDAGLREQVRFMVGGAPVTPEFGEEVGADGYGKDALACVSLAKQLALEVRR, from the coding sequence ATGGCTCAGCTATCCGGTATAGCGAACGAGACGATACGGGCCGAGATCGAGGAGTTCCTCGAGCGGCCTGAGGAGATCGAACGCAACATAGAGTTGTTCAACCGCGCCTCTCCGGCCATGCAGGACATCGCCGCCGCCCTGATCGAGGGGGACAACGAGACTGTCGACCGGCTCACCACCGCGGCTCTCGCGGGCGGCGTGCCCGCCTTGGAGATCATGGACGACGGCCTGATTGCCGGCATGGGGATCGTGGGTATCAAGTTCCGGGAGGGATTCGTCTTCGTCCCCGAGGTACTGGTGTCGGCCCGGGCCATGAAGGCAGGTATGGCCCATATCGAGCCGATCCTGGCCGCCTCGGGAGTGGAACCGATCGGTACCGTCATCATGGGCACCGTCCAGGGCGACCTGCACGACATCGGAAAGAACCTCTGCATCATGATGCTCCGAGGCGGCGGGTTCACGGTGATCGACCTCGGCGTCAACACCTCACCGGACGAGTTCCTCGCGGCCGTCAAGGACAGCGAAGCCCGCCTGATCGGGATGTCGGCCCTCCTCACGACCACCATGCCCAACATGGCCAAGACGGTTGAGGCCTTCAAGGACGCCGGCCTCCGCGAGCAGGTGCGGTTCATGGTGGGTGGGGCCCCGGTGACCCCGGAGTTCGGCGAAGAGGTGGGGGCGGACGGCTACGGCAAGGACGCCCTGGCCTGCGTGTCGCTGGCCAAGCAGCTGGCGCTCGAAGTCCGCCGCTGA
- a CDS encoding MtaA/CmuA family methyltransferase, with product MTEEQYPRLSGEWMTPRRRFLSALYGGRVDKVPAMTLSSVITLEAMEIADAEFPEAHLDAEKMARLAATAHENLGLDTVMPVFHSQLEADALDASTWWGTKDNWPAVDDHVLTDPEDFKVPSDYLERRSFKAALGAIRLLRKRYPDVGIVGKVYGAWSVGFHMVGIENFLMDTILDPDKIRRYLEVLLPASMMSAHAQLEAGADAIMWCDHANRELVSPDMYRDFLLEMHQQIQAEVGGPSILHCCGETTDRIDYFAEAGWDCFHFESQVDPIKAKEIAGDRMSLFGNINNPTVLFSGTYDDCYEACMTVLNAGVQGVAPEGSVPLGTKMEVLAALADSARDYSNAHRPDGRFVVHDLPPAGGDDGSGQ from the coding sequence ATGACCGAAGAGCAGTACCCCCGACTCAGCGGCGAATGGATGACCCCCCGCCGGCGTTTCCTGTCGGCCCTGTACGGGGGCCGGGTCGACAAGGTCCCGGCCATGACCCTGAGTTCGGTGATCACCCTCGAGGCTATGGAGATCGCCGACGCCGAGTTTCCGGAGGCCCATCTGGACGCCGAGAAGATGGCCCGCCTGGCGGCCACCGCCCACGAGAACCTGGGACTCGACACGGTGATGCCCGTCTTCCACTCCCAACTCGAGGCCGACGCCCTCGACGCCTCGACCTGGTGGGGCACCAAGGACAACTGGCCGGCGGTCGACGATCACGTCCTGACCGACCCCGAGGACTTCAAGGTCCCCTCCGACTACCTGGAGCGCCGCTCGTTCAAGGCGGCCCTCGGCGCCATCCGCCTGCTCAGGAAGCGCTACCCGGACGTGGGCATCGTCGGCAAGGTCTACGGAGCCTGGTCGGTGGGCTTCCATATGGTCGGTATCGAGAACTTCCTGATGGACACCATCCTCGACCCCGACAAGATCCGCCGTTACCTGGAGGTCCTGCTGCCGGCGTCGATGATGTCCGCCCATGCCCAGCTCGAAGCCGGGGCCGACGCCATCATGTGGTGCGATCACGCCAACCGGGAACTGGTCAGCCCCGACATGTACCGTGACTTCCTCCTCGAGATGCATCAGCAGATCCAGGCCGAGGTGGGCGGTCCCAGCATCCTCCACTGCTGTGGCGAGACCACCGATCGCATCGACTACTTCGCCGAGGCCGGCTGGGACTGCTTCCACTTCGAGTCGCAGGTCGATCCGATCAAGGCGAAGGAGATCGCCGGCGACCGCATGTCCCTGTTCGGGAACATCAACAACCCGACCGTCCTGTTCAGCGGCACCTACGATGACTGCTACGAGGCCTGCATGACCGTACTCAACGCCGGGGTGCAGGGAGTGGCGCCCGAGGGCTCGGTTCCGCTCGGGACGAAGATGGAGGTGCTAGCCGCTCTGGCGGACTCCGCCCGTGACTATTCCAACGCGCACCGCCCGGATGGCCGGTTCGTCGTCCATGATCTGCCGCCGGCGGGCGGTGACGATGGCTCCGGGCAGTAG
- a CDS encoding sulfurtransferase — protein MSKEGEHSKPEGSWEEGSTGFAELGDLLRSGFSEDRDGGPAAGAELRSAWSGFVDAARDLGQALAATANDPEVRATVKSAMQTLVDTVGTAARDVAGTAAERVRQTAERRKDGGEDAEDEAERATPPLVTCDWLAGNLDSPGIRIVDTRWFLGEPGAGKLRYQEDHLPGAMFLDLDDDLAASEGPGRHPLPTTDDFADLLGRHGIGNDHHVVVYDQGPGAIAARLWWMLRSVGHERVSVLDGGYNRWSSQDHPLTTDPPDVVPKTYEPTEGPTLTVDRDQLLERLGAAQVIDAREPERYRGETEPIDSVGGHIPTALSAPTAENVGPDGTFKPAHVLAARFFEMGLDRDEPVVSYCGSGVTACHNLLALQVAGYPEGILYPGSWSDWSATGMPTAVGADPGPPPEPSPRN, from the coding sequence GTGAGCAAAGAAGGAGAGCACTCCAAGCCCGAGGGCTCGTGGGAGGAAGGCTCCACCGGGTTCGCGGAGTTGGGTGACCTGTTGCGATCCGGTTTCAGCGAAGACCGCGACGGAGGGCCGGCGGCCGGCGCGGAACTCCGCTCGGCCTGGAGCGGCTTCGTGGATGCCGCTCGCGATCTGGGCCAGGCGCTCGCGGCGACCGCGAACGACCCGGAAGTCCGGGCGACCGTGAAGAGCGCCATGCAGACGTTGGTCGACACGGTCGGGACCGCTGCTCGTGATGTCGCCGGTACGGCCGCCGAACGCGTCAGACAAACCGCGGAGAGACGGAAGGATGGGGGCGAGGACGCGGAGGACGAAGCCGAGCGCGCGACCCCGCCCCTCGTCACTTGTGACTGGCTGGCCGGCAATCTGGATAGTCCCGGCATCCGTATCGTGGACACCCGATGGTTCCTGGGAGAACCTGGCGCCGGAAAGCTCCGCTACCAGGAGGATCACCTCCCCGGCGCCATGTTCCTGGACCTCGACGATGACCTGGCAGCCTCCGAGGGTCCCGGTCGCCACCCGCTCCCGACCACGGACGATTTCGCCGATCTGCTGGGCCGCCATGGAATCGGCAACGACCATCACGTGGTGGTCTACGACCAGGGACCCGGGGCCATAGCCGCCCGCCTCTGGTGGATGCTCAGGAGCGTCGGTCACGAACGTGTGAGCGTGCTCGACGGCGGATACAACCGTTGGTCCAGCCAGGACCATCCGCTAACCACGGACCCACCGGACGTCGTCCCTAAGACGTACGAGCCCACGGAAGGCCCCACCCTCACCGTCGATCGCGACCAGCTCCTCGAACGCCTGGGAGCCGCGCAGGTAATAGACGCCCGGGAACCGGAGCGCTACCGGGGTGAGACGGAGCCGATCGACAGCGTGGGCGGTCACATCCCGACCGCCCTGTCGGCGCCCACGGCTGAGAACGTCGGCCCGGACGGCACCTTCAAGCCTGCTCACGTGCTGGCGGCCCGGTTCTTCGAAATGGGCCTTGATCGGGACGAGCCGGTGGTCAGTTACTGCGGCAGCGGCGTCACCGCCTGCCACAACCTCCTAGCCCTCCAAGTCGCCGGATACCCGGAGGGCATCCTCTACCCCGGCTCCTGGTCCGACTGGTCCGCCACAGGAATGCCCACAGCGGTAGGCGCCGACCCCGGCCCACCCCCGGAGCCATCGCCGCGTAACTGA
- the cas2 gene encoding CRISPR-associated endonuclease Cas2 codes for MAGRRRYLVAYDIREGKRLRRVHKTMKGYGWSLQYSVFICDLDSMELLAMRTDLGDIIHHALDSIAIVDIGAPEDRGSECFRFMGLASRLPTSGPVVI; via the coding sequence ATGGCGGGACGCAGGAGATACCTCGTGGCCTACGACATCCGGGAGGGCAAACGCCTCCGACGAGTCCACAAGACCATGAAGGGCTACGGATGGAGCCTCCAATACAGCGTGTTTATCTGTGATCTAGATTCGATGGAGCTTCTCGCGATGCGAACTGACCTCGGCGACATTATCCACCATGCGCTCGACTCGATAGCTATTGTCGACATTGGTGCCCCGGAAGATCGAGGCAGTGAATGTTTCCGGTTCATGGGTCTCGCGAGCCGTCTACCCACATCCGGTCCGGTGGTCATCTGA
- the cas1 gene encoding CRISPR-associated endonuclease Cas1: protein MTDIPRLIPTSMVRKFEYCPRLFYLEWVRSEFEDNPDTMHGRYNHRIVDAGGGRMGGPLDDDPAGRVRSVVISSERLGLIAKADLIEGSGGSVVPVEFKRSQPTHGPQWTPELAQLYAIGLILRDQGYTCTEGVLYFTKTRRRITNSFDDALMDKTEGMIRAMREVAALPIAPAPLVDSPKCAYCSLVGICLPDETNLHVERSSKRPRRLTPTDSAARPLYITEQGVKVGIQGGRVRVTRQDKEVLQVRAIDVSQISVYGNVQLSSQLMRAAFSREIPVCWFSYGGWFQGIAQGLPSKHVELRRRQAGIAAQAGLPVARRLVEGKIRNCRTFLRRNTRGDTGPVLPQLKRLADQAASAESVESLLGLEGTAARLYFGRFSGMLKNDDVGTFDVNGRNRRPPQDPVNCLLSYAYSLLAKDLTATVLGVGFDPYLGLYHRPRFGRPALALDLAEEFRPLIADSVVVSVINNGEIRSSGFIVRAQGVAMNQKARRSFLSAYERRLDHEITHPTYRYRITYRRVLEVQARMLGAYLLGEIPEYVPFMTR from the coding sequence ATGACGGATATTCCCCGACTCATCCCGACCTCAATGGTCAGAAAATTTGAATACTGTCCCAGGCTGTTCTATCTGGAGTGGGTACGATCTGAGTTTGAGGACAATCCAGATACAATGCACGGGCGCTACAACCATCGAATTGTAGATGCAGGTGGGGGTAGGATGGGAGGCCCCCTCGACGATGACCCCGCCGGTAGAGTTCGATCCGTAGTGATCAGTTCCGAGCGTCTCGGCCTCATAGCTAAGGCTGATTTGATCGAAGGGTCTGGCGGATCGGTTGTGCCTGTAGAGTTTAAGCGAAGCCAACCGACTCATGGCCCTCAGTGGACCCCAGAACTCGCCCAGCTCTATGCGATAGGCCTCATCCTTCGCGATCAAGGCTATACATGTACTGAGGGCGTACTCTACTTTACGAAGACTCGGCGAAGAATAACTAACAGTTTTGATGATGCCCTGATGGATAAAACAGAGGGTATGATCAGGGCGATGCGCGAGGTAGCCGCCTTACCGATTGCACCTGCTCCACTTGTCGATAGCCCAAAGTGCGCCTATTGCTCCTTGGTAGGTATATGCCTTCCGGACGAAACCAACCTCCATGTCGAGAGATCCTCCAAGCGACCGAGACGGCTCACTCCTACGGACTCCGCGGCTAGGCCCCTCTACATCACAGAGCAGGGGGTGAAGGTCGGGATTCAAGGAGGGCGGGTCCGCGTGACCCGGCAAGATAAGGAAGTTCTACAGGTCCGGGCAATCGATGTGTCTCAGATCTCCGTGTACGGCAACGTCCAGTTGTCCTCGCAACTCATGAGAGCTGCTTTCAGCCGGGAGATCCCAGTCTGCTGGTTTTCGTACGGAGGGTGGTTTCAGGGCATTGCCCAGGGTTTGCCGTCCAAGCACGTCGAACTCAGGCGACGCCAAGCTGGTATCGCCGCCCAAGCCGGCCTACCAGTGGCGCGACGCCTGGTTGAAGGCAAGATACGTAACTGCCGTACCTTCCTGAGACGAAACACTCGCGGGGACACCGGACCCGTGCTCCCTCAACTCAAGCGCCTAGCCGATCAGGCCGCCTCCGCGGAGTCCGTGGAGTCCCTACTCGGACTAGAGGGAACCGCCGCTCGACTGTATTTCGGACGGTTCTCCGGCATGCTCAAGAATGATGACGTAGGCACCTTTGACGTTAACGGCCGCAACCGGAGACCCCCACAGGACCCCGTCAACTGCCTCCTTTCATACGCGTACTCCCTCTTGGCGAAAGACCTGACCGCGACTGTGCTCGGAGTCGGATTCGACCCATACCTGGGCCTCTACCACCGCCCTCGCTTTGGCCGTCCAGCGCTTGCGCTCGATCTAGCCGAAGAGTTCCGCCCGCTTATAGCCGACTCAGTTGTTGTCAGCGTGATCAACAACGGCGAGATCCGCTCATCCGGCTTCATCGTCCGAGCCCAGGGCGTGGCCATGAACCAAAAGGCTCGGCGCTCGTTCCTATCGGCCTACGAACGACGCCTCGATCACGAGATAACCCACCCCACGTACAGATACCGGATCACTTACCGTCGCGTACTGGAGGTGCAGGCCCGCATGCTCGGCGCCTACCTCTTGGGCGAGATACCCGAATACGTCCCGTTCATGACGAGGTGA
- the cas3u gene encoding type I-U CRISPR-associated helicase/endonuclease Cas3 → MTDLSGSDFVPYFQDVHGYPPFPWQERLTAEVLETGKWPKVIDLPTGTGKTAVLDTAIFSLAVRPEIFPRRVVFVIDRRIIVDQVYKRALCIQKRIAMAPTEVLRKIQGRLGAVGESRPLGVVALRGGIPIDNEWTHRPDLPWVVVSTVDQFGSRLLFRGYGVSRRMRPVHAGLAGNDCLVVLDEVHLSKPFSQTLTAVKGLDRGRLPTRFHVVEMSATPANEEARRFELEDTDLEGSDELRRRVIAPKVAEVRAVPGKTKPPHVSIPTQVMRVLAKELPEAVRSVGIVVNRVRTARDIYRTLIEAGFNVHLVTGRMRPIDRAKVLGAFADAVDPDRTDEDEDLTVVVATQAIEVGADFSFDALITECAPIDSLRQRFGRLDRRGTFSDRSGAPARAWILGVPATLNPRKPDPIYGEALLATWDEINRRVGASSDGLLDIGPLALSSFPGDAAAPRPDAPLLLRTHLEALVQTNPEPIVQPSVDWLLHGIEEVREPDMSLVWRWDDSADVLRLVPPRPAEYLQIPISAARAWLATGVETDVADMDMPAHDAALAVPHNSEKQLYTCWAGQGDGVKKIPLGDIKAGDVIVVSPERGGIRGGTWDPSSNETVEDVGDTAQFHHGTRATLRLDHRILRTAIRPPAPADETGEDTPRRDRIEQWLHEADDLPIWTREIVDRLGRFRIRTLSTNGGNDTDYYTLIEPAVAPETFDGSDLAASFTGAGTTLRCHLDGVGDRAAESARLLGFPKEIQDDLRLAGRLHDIGKVDLRFQKGLVGGDDVGLAMLDEPLAKSYPGRSRRWPYPRGMRHEIASVAMALSNPDILIGACDRDLVLHLISTHHGHSRPLPPIIDDPDPQRLQFTHDEHPMEATSDLVESSIAPDMAERFWNLIERYGYYGLAWLETVLRLADHRQSAEECTRVKEG, encoded by the coding sequence ATGACTGACCTGTCAGGCAGTGATTTCGTACCGTACTTTCAGGACGTACACGGCTACCCACCTTTTCCCTGGCAGGAACGCCTCACCGCCGAAGTGCTGGAAACGGGCAAGTGGCCGAAAGTCATCGACCTGCCTACCGGAACGGGCAAGACCGCCGTTCTCGATACCGCGATCTTCTCACTAGCCGTGCGACCCGAGATCTTCCCGCGCCGGGTGGTGTTCGTGATCGACCGCCGTATCATCGTCGATCAGGTTTACAAGCGCGCCCTCTGCATCCAGAAGCGGATTGCGATGGCACCTACCGAGGTGCTTCGGAAGATCCAGGGCAGACTGGGAGCGGTCGGTGAGAGTCGTCCCCTCGGAGTAGTCGCCCTACGGGGAGGAATCCCGATCGACAATGAGTGGACACATCGTCCCGATCTACCTTGGGTGGTCGTCTCGACCGTGGATCAATTCGGATCCAGGCTGCTGTTCCGGGGCTACGGCGTCAGTAGGAGGATGAGACCTGTCCACGCTGGCTTAGCTGGGAACGACTGCCTTGTAGTTCTCGACGAGGTACACCTGAGCAAACCGTTCTCACAAACCCTCACGGCGGTGAAGGGTCTGGATCGGGGACGTCTCCCGACTCGCTTTCACGTCGTTGAGATGTCAGCGACACCGGCCAACGAGGAAGCACGACGATTCGAACTCGAAGACACGGACCTCGAGGGGAGTGATGAACTCCGTAGACGCGTCATAGCTCCGAAGGTGGCTGAGGTTAGAGCGGTACCCGGAAAGACGAAACCGCCACATGTGTCGATTCCGACTCAGGTCATGCGTGTTCTCGCTAAGGAACTCCCCGAGGCGGTGCGCTCCGTCGGGATAGTGGTGAATCGTGTCCGTACTGCGCGCGACATTTACCGGACGCTGATCGAAGCTGGATTCAACGTTCACCTAGTTACCGGGCGAATGCGACCTATTGATCGGGCGAAGGTTCTGGGAGCATTCGCTGACGCGGTCGACCCAGACCGGACGGACGAAGATGAAGATCTCACCGTCGTAGTCGCCACCCAGGCGATCGAGGTAGGGGCGGACTTCAGCTTCGACGCACTCATAACCGAGTGTGCGCCGATTGATAGTCTGCGCCAGCGCTTCGGACGGCTCGATCGGCGAGGAACCTTCTCAGACCGATCTGGTGCGCCAGCCCGGGCATGGATCCTCGGGGTTCCAGCGACCCTCAATCCTAGAAAGCCTGACCCCATATACGGCGAGGCACTCCTGGCTACCTGGGACGAGATCAATCGACGGGTCGGCGCGAGTTCGGACGGCCTGCTCGACATCGGTCCGCTCGCGCTATCTTCGTTTCCGGGGGATGCTGCCGCGCCACGACCCGACGCACCCCTGCTGCTACGGACGCATCTGGAGGCTCTGGTACAGACGAACCCCGAGCCGATCGTGCAACCGTCTGTGGATTGGCTCCTGCATGGCATCGAAGAGGTCCGTGAACCCGACATGTCCCTGGTATGGCGCTGGGATGACTCCGCAGATGTATTGCGCTTGGTGCCCCCCCGACCGGCTGAGTACCTCCAGATTCCGATCAGCGCCGCGCGAGCGTGGTTGGCAACCGGAGTCGAGACCGACGTGGCCGACATGGACATGCCAGCCCACGACGCGGCTCTCGCGGTACCGCACAATTCGGAGAAGCAGCTTTACACCTGCTGGGCAGGCCAAGGTGACGGTGTAAAGAAGATCCCGTTGGGAGACATCAAGGCAGGTGATGTGATCGTTGTCAGCCCAGAACGCGGTGGTATCCGTGGAGGAACCTGGGATCCATCCTCGAACGAGACCGTGGAAGACGTCGGTGACACCGCTCAGTTCCATCACGGCACCAGGGCGACCCTGCGCCTCGATCACAGGATCCTCCGCACCGCGATCCGGCCGCCGGCGCCGGCTGATGAAACAGGAGAGGATACTCCTCGCCGCGACCGGATCGAACAGTGGTTGCACGAAGCTGATGACCTACCGATCTGGACTCGGGAGATAGTCGACCGACTGGGTAGGTTCCGGATCCGCACCTTGAGCACCAACGGTGGCAACGATACTGACTACTACACACTGATCGAACCTGCGGTCGCACCCGAGACCTTCGACGGCTCGGATCTGGCGGCTTCCTTCACCGGTGCGGGTACCACTCTGCGGTGCCATCTAGATGGAGTCGGGGACCGCGCAGCCGAATCTGCCCGACTACTTGGTTTTCCGAAGGAAATACAGGACGATCTTCGATTGGCTGGCAGGCTTCACGACATTGGCAAGGTAGACCTACGGTTCCAAAAGGGCTTGGTCGGAGGCGACGACGTAGGACTCGCCATGCTTGACGAACCGCTCGCCAAGTCCTACCCCGGGCGATCTCGACGCTGGCCATACCCGAGGGGGATGCGACACGAGATCGCAAGCGTGGCGATGGCCTTGTCCAACCCAGACATCCTGATTGGGGCATGTGACCGAGATCTGGTTCTACACCTGATCAGCACCCATCACGGGCACAGTCGGCCGCTTCCGCCGATCATTGACGATCCGGACCCGCAAAGGCTTCAGTTCACGCACGACGAGCATCCCATGGAAGCCACTTCGGACCTAGTGGAGTCTTCCATCGCACCGGACATGGCCGAGAGGTTCTGGAACTTGATCGAGCGATACGGGTACTACGGCCTAGCGTGGTTGGAAACAGTCCTCCGACTGGCCGACCACCGGCAGAGCGCTGAGGAGTGCACACGGGTCAAGGAGGGCTGA